A single region of the Mesotoga sp. BH458_6_3_2_1 genome encodes:
- a CDS encoding ABC transporter ATP-binding protein has protein sequence MKLLEVRNLKKYFPIKQGFLIERVVGFVKAVDDVSFSVDRGKTIGIVGESGCGKTTIGKSIIRLHEVTDGEMLIDEEDTTFYFMKKRRAKQYLREKYFDTEKFNNGDGVVFEPFEKKMYDVYNGVNKDSSKAIDILFDKSDHKKKLLRQKAQIVFQDPMSSLNPRMTVGQMLTEPLLFHKLAKDLDEAVEMVKELLVQVGLKPYHVDRYPHQFSGGQRQRIAVARAISVNPDLIVLDEPTSALDVSVQAQIVNLFEKLQEQLNAGYVFISHNLSLVRFISQDVSVMYLGRIVEQGNSESIFKDPLHPYTKALLAAAPIPDPKKKRNRKDLVGGQVPSPINRPAGCFFNPRCKYRMDICTKEYPPMFRADENHYVACHLYSTSHEQGGESK, from the coding sequence ATGAAGCTTCTTGAAGTTAGAAATCTGAAGAAGTACTTCCCGATCAAGCAAGGCTTCCTCATAGAGAGAGTTGTTGGTTTTGTCAAAGCCGTTGACGACGTATCCTTCTCGGTTGATAGGGGCAAGACCATAGGAATCGTCGGAGAGTCGGGATGCGGAAAGACGACAATCGGCAAATCGATTATTCGTCTACATGAAGTAACTGATGGAGAAATGCTTATTGACGAAGAAGACACCACTTTCTACTTCATGAAGAAGCGAAGAGCAAAACAGTATTTGAGAGAGAAGTATTTCGATACTGAGAAGTTCAATAACGGCGATGGTGTTGTGTTCGAACCTTTCGAAAAGAAGATGTACGATGTATATAATGGAGTCAATAAGGACTCTTCAAAGGCGATAGATATCCTGTTTGATAAGTCAGATCACAAGAAGAAGCTTCTCAGGCAAAAGGCACAGATAGTATTTCAGGACCCAATGTCTTCTCTGAATCCAAGGATGACAGTTGGGCAGATGTTAACTGAACCGCTTCTTTTCCACAAACTTGCTAAAGACCTTGACGAAGCAGTTGAAATGGTGAAGGAACTCCTTGTACAAGTCGGCCTTAAACCTTATCACGTGGACAGATATCCGCACCAGTTCAGTGGTGGTCAGAGACAGAGGATAGCCGTTGCAAGGGCTATCAGTGTAAACCCGGATCTCATCGTTCTCGATGAGCCGACTTCTGCCTTAGATGTTTCGGTTCAAGCTCAGATAGTCAATCTCTTTGAAAAACTGCAGGAGCAACTCAATGCAGGTTATGTTTTCATCTCTCATAACCTTTCTCTAGTAAGATTTATATCGCAAGACGTCTCTGTAATGTACCTTGGTAGGATCGTAGAACAGGGCAACAGCGAGTCGATTTTCAAGGATCCATTGCATCCTTACACGAAAGCACTTCTTGCTGCGGCTCCAATACCCGATCCGAAGAAGAAGCGAAATCGCAAAGATCTTGTCGGCGGCCAGGTACCAAGTCCAATAAACAGACCGGCAGGCTGTTTCTTCAATCCAAGATGCAAGTACAGGATGGATATTTGTACCAAGGAATATCCGCCCATGTTTAGGGCGGATGAGAATCATTATGTTGCGTGCCATCTTTATTCCACATCTCATGAACAAGGAGGGGAAAGTAAATGA
- a CDS encoding ABC transporter ATP-binding protein produces the protein MAEGVVKAVQDVSFDLYRDEVLGIVGETGSGKSVTVKTVAGMVDNPGFIAGGEILFLTDEFSKSGEKDYIDLAKLPKDSFSRVRGKHIGMIFQDPMTSLDPMYTVGNQMIETIVHHKKVTEEEARERSIKLLEQVGIPKPSERIDDYPFQLSGGQRQRVVIAIALSCDPEILVADEPSTALDVTVQAQILELMKDLQEQFNSSMIFITHDLAVIAEIATKISVMYGSYQMEMADSLEIFDSPMNPYTFALLECIPRLDIKQDQLLPIPGQPPVMLNPPVLCPFLPRCSRATDKCYKEMPQLEQMKDNHFVRCWNPITNKVLLVKEAQE, from the coding sequence ATGGCCGAAGGAGTTGTTAAGGCCGTTCAAGATGTCTCTTTCGATCTTTATCGAGATGAGGTCTTGGGAATAGTTGGAGAGACTGGTTCTGGGAAGAGTGTGACTGTGAAAACAGTTGCGGGGATGGTTGATAACCCAGGCTTCATTGCTGGTGGCGAAATTCTCTTTTTGACCGATGAATTCAGTAAGAGCGGTGAAAAGGACTATATTGATTTGGCAAAGCTTCCAAAAGATAGTTTCTCCAGAGTCAGGGGGAAACACATAGGAATGATCTTTCAGGACCCAATGACTTCGCTTGACCCGATGTACACTGTCGGTAACCAGATGATAGAGACCATTGTTCACCATAAGAAAGTTACCGAAGAGGAAGCAAGAGAACGATCGATAAAGCTTCTCGAACAGGTGGGAATTCCAAAGCCCTCCGAGCGAATCGATGATTACCCCTTTCAGCTTTCTGGGGGACAGCGCCAGAGAGTAGTGATAGCGATAGCGCTTTCGTGTGATCCGGAAATCCTGGTTGCCGATGAGCCTTCAACAGCTCTGGACGTGACAGTTCAAGCTCAGATTTTGGAACTGATGAAGGATCTTCAGGAGCAGTTCAATAGCAGCATGATTTTCATCACACACGATCTGGCTGTAATTGCCGAAATAGCCACGAAAATTAGTGTAATGTATGGAAGCTATCAGATGGAGATGGCAGATTCTCTTGAGATCTTTGACAGTCCGATGAATCCATACACATTTGCGCTACTCGAATGCATACCGAGACTCGATATAAAACAAGATCAGCTCCTCCCTATTCCTGGCCAGCCGCCAGTAATGTTGAATCCACCCGTGCTATGCCCATTCCTTCCAAGGTGTTCAAGAGCAACGGACAAATGCTATAAAGAGATGCCTCAGCTTGAACAAATGAAGGATAATCATTTCGTCAGATGCTGGAACCCAATTACTAACAAAGTACTGCTGGTCAAGGAGGCTCAAGAATGA
- a CDS encoding alanyl-tRNA editing protein, whose translation MLEAVREIWFGEGTTYVRICYGNVYVDGEAGQLGDRGKVDGLDILSVNESNNEILIEVDGIIDKGRGESVEINIDETRRQDISQQHTAQHLLSAIFLRELDAETVGFQMGEEHTSIDLSLGILKDDMIDYVERTCNELINDNLQVRRFIVNRPELEKLNLRKEIKREIAESERDIKLVEIDGIDLSACSGLHVESTGRIKLLKILRREKAKGELTRVYFVAGDRAVNDYILKHNLIAESALSLTCSYSDLPNRVESLLSEVKKNSSTVRSLSERLAIYTAKEIDESSSEVTFLEDEESILASIPRFVTLEKYLIVGKARDRIFLYGKGVDCKEVLNRVKEEFDVKGGSGKERGQFVFEGDYSVIKKLILKSFG comes from the coding sequence ATGTTAGAAGCAGTAAGGGAAATATGGTTTGGAGAAGGTACTACCTACGTCAGGATATGTTACGGTAATGTGTATGTTGATGGAGAAGCAGGACAACTTGGCGACCGTGGAAAAGTGGACGGACTGGATATCTTGTCTGTAAATGAGTCGAATAATGAGATTCTTATCGAAGTAGATGGAATAATCGATAAGGGCAGAGGTGAATCGGTGGAAATCAATATCGATGAGACGAGGAGACAGGATATCTCCCAACAGCACACTGCGCAGCACTTGTTATCGGCAATATTTCTTCGCGAATTGGATGCCGAAACCGTGGGGTTTCAGATGGGGGAAGAACACACTTCAATCGATCTTTCTCTTGGAATCCTTAAGGATGATATGATCGATTATGTCGAGAGGACCTGCAATGAGCTGATTAATGACAATCTTCAGGTAAGAAGATTCATCGTGAATAGACCTGAGCTTGAAAAACTGAATCTTAGAAAGGAAATCAAACGCGAAATTGCAGAGAGTGAGAGAGACATCAAACTAGTTGAAATAGATGGAATAGATTTGAGTGCTTGTTCAGGTCTTCATGTTGAAAGTACCGGCCGAATAAAGTTACTGAAGATCTTGAGACGTGAGAAGGCCAAAGGGGAGTTAACCAGAGTCTATTTCGTGGCAGGTGATAGAGCCGTAAACGACTATATTTTGAAGCACAATCTAATTGCTGAGTCGGCCCTCTCCTTGACTTGTAGCTACTCCGATTTGCCGAATCGAGTAGAATCGCTTCTAAGTGAAGTTAAGAAGAACAGTTCGACAGTCAGGAGTCTTTCCGAAAGATTGGCCATTTATACTGCGAAAGAGATAGATGAATCTAGCTCTGAAGTGACGTTTCTTGAGGATGAAGAAAGCATCCTAGCATCTATTCCAAGGTTTGTTACTCTAGAAAAGTATCTTATTGTTGGTAAGGCGAGAGATAGAATCTTTTTATATGGTAAAGGAGTGGACTGTAAAGAGGTTCTAAACAGGGTAAAAGAAGAGTTTGATGTAAAGGGTGGCTCTGGAAAAGAAAGGGGCCAGTTTGTTTTCGAAGGGGATTATTCGGTAATTAAGAAACTGATTTTGAAGAGCTTTGGATAA
- a CDS encoding ABC transporter permease, with translation MLKYIVRRLILAIPVLLGVSILAFMIISAAPGDFLDAYRLNPSISRDQIKVLENQFGLDQNVFVQYFKWLGNVLTGNFGYSFSYRIPVFELVWRRLGATLLLSISTLIFTWGIGIPLGIYSALHQYSPSDQAFSFLAFIGISIPNFFFALLWLFMAAKTGWFPIGGIISQNFNDMNVMGKIGDYLWHVVGPMVTLGTSGLAGLMRQMRGQLLDQLRQDYVLFARAKGMPEKNVIYKHAVRNAINPIVTMFGYALSGLLGGAVLTETVFGWPGMGRLVIEALNAQDLFLVMATLLLSAVLLVIGNLLADLLLAWVDPRIRYRLS, from the coding sequence GTGCTGAAATATATAGTTAGAAGGCTGATTCTGGCAATTCCAGTTCTGCTCGGAGTCTCTATACTGGCCTTCATGATTATATCCGCTGCCCCTGGTGATTTCTTGGATGCCTATAGGTTAAACCCTTCTATTTCGAGAGATCAAATAAAGGTTCTTGAGAATCAATTTGGCCTTGATCAGAATGTCTTCGTGCAGTATTTCAAGTGGTTGGGCAATGTTCTTACAGGCAACTTTGGATACTCCTTTAGTTACAGGATCCCGGTTTTTGAACTGGTTTGGAGAAGACTTGGAGCTACGCTATTACTCAGCATAAGCACATTGATTTTCACTTGGGGAATAGGTATTCCTCTTGGTATTTATTCAGCCCTTCATCAATACTCGCCCAGTGATCAGGCTTTTTCCTTCCTTGCATTCATTGGAATTTCTATTCCAAATTTCTTTTTTGCACTGCTCTGGCTATTTATGGCCGCCAAAACGGGGTGGTTCCCAATTGGGGGAATTATCTCTCAAAACTTTAACGATATGAATGTCATGGGAAAGATCGGAGATTATCTCTGGCACGTGGTTGGACCTATGGTTACACTGGGAACTTCTGGACTGGCCGGCCTTATGAGACAGATGCGAGGTCAACTGCTCGATCAGTTGAGACAGGATTATGTTCTCTTTGCCAGGGCAAAGGGTATGCCAGAAAAGAATGTGATCTATAAACATGCCGTTCGAAATGCGATCAATCCTATTGTAACGATGTTCGGATATGCTCTTTCCGGCTTGCTCGGAGGTGCAGTTCTAACAGAGACCGTTTTTGGATGGCCCGGAATGGGAAGACTGGTTATCGAAGCCCTGAATGCTCAGGATTTGTTCCTTGTCATGGCCACATTGCTTCTTTCTGCTGTCCTTCTGGTAATCGGCAATCTTCTGGCTGATCTTCTGCTTGCCTGGGTCGATCCCAGAATTCGGTATAGACTGAGCTGA
- a CDS encoding ABC transporter substrate-binding protein, with the protein MKKLLVLLVVLIAAGLLFAAPEYQVEETFNGKPGGTFYYWGLGDPKTFNYDWAQETSSTDPLGFTLATLIEADEGGMPSLPGLAKKWWFSDDGLTFFVQIREGLQWSDGAPFTMDDVYWTFVDLSFVPENTANGNGSYLDSNDQLPVVEIVDETTISFTWTVPQVTALRQIGFRPIMPKHILEEVVANGTYPEFWTIADFDKLVGMGPFVITDYVEGVRIVFERNPYYWKVDASGVQLPYFDKLNYELLADQNTSLLRFEAGEIDLYGPTAEQFPRLAEMAAEKGWITGVGGPALGSQFVTFNFNSTDPVKREWFRNDGFRRAFVYAMDRDAIIESLYNGLGSPLYGPVSPSSGFYNPEIEEFAYKYSITRARLELRRGGFNWLPDGTCVDANGNPVEFELITNAGNVVREAISNIIVDGAAKLGIKVNFRPIDFNTVVARLTDATYESVVIGLTGSVDPGTGWNVYRLDGGLHFWNYPPDYNPDDHITEDIYVLPDWEKRVDEIYRLQTSAVVDQDRYDLFAEFQVLFAEYQPVVFTMAQNFLYVYKNNIKMPVEKLTPATGLLFQLEGWWKE; encoded by the coding sequence ATGAAGAAACTCTTAGTGCTTCTCGTAGTACTCATTGCTGCAGGATTACTCTTTGCGGCCCCTGAGTACCAAGTAGAAGAGACATTCAATGGCAAGCCCGGAGGAACTTTCTATTACTGGGGCTTGGGAGATCCAAAGACCTTCAACTATGACTGGGCTCAGGAAACCAGTTCAACCGATCCTCTCGGATTCACTCTTGCAACTCTCATCGAAGCCGACGAGGGCGGTATGCCATCGCTTCCCGGTCTGGCAAAAAAATGGTGGTTCTCTGATGACGGACTTACCTTCTTCGTACAAATAAGAGAAGGTCTCCAGTGGTCCGACGGGGCACCATTCACAATGGACGACGTGTACTGGACATTCGTTGACTTGTCCTTTGTTCCAGAGAACACGGCCAACGGAAACGGCTCTTATCTCGATTCAAACGACCAGCTTCCAGTGGTCGAGATCGTCGATGAAACCACGATCTCCTTCACATGGACAGTACCTCAGGTTACTGCTTTAAGGCAGATTGGCTTCCGCCCGATAATGCCAAAGCACATTCTGGAGGAAGTTGTCGCCAATGGTACTTACCCGGAGTTCTGGACAATTGCAGACTTTGATAAGCTAGTCGGAATGGGACCCTTTGTGATTACAGATTACGTCGAAGGCGTAAGGATTGTATTCGAGAGGAACCCCTACTACTGGAAGGTTGACGCAAGTGGAGTACAACTACCCTACTTCGATAAACTCAACTACGAGCTTCTTGCAGACCAGAACACATCTCTTCTCAGATTTGAGGCTGGCGAAATCGATCTTTACGGACCGACTGCCGAGCAGTTCCCAAGGCTGGCAGAAATGGCCGCAGAAAAGGGCTGGATAACTGGCGTCGGTGGACCGGCTCTCGGTTCTCAGTTCGTAACTTTCAACTTCAATTCCACAGATCCAGTCAAGAGAGAATGGTTCAGAAACGATGGATTTAGAAGGGCCTTTGTCTATGCAATGGATAGAGATGCCATCATCGAATCCCTCTACAATGGACTTGGTTCTCCTCTGTATGGGCCTGTATCTCCATCGAGTGGTTTCTACAATCCGGAAATTGAGGAGTTTGCCTACAAGTACTCAATCACGAGAGCAAGACTCGAGCTCAGGAGAGGCGGCTTCAACTGGCTTCCAGATGGAACCTGTGTGGATGCAAATGGAAACCCAGTTGAGTTTGAGCTCATAACCAATGCTGGAAACGTAGTCAGAGAGGCAATAAGCAACATTATCGTCGATGGGGCTGCCAAACTTGGAATAAAGGTCAATTTCAGACCAATTGACTTCAACACCGTTGTTGCAAGACTGACAGACGCAACCTACGAATCAGTCGTTATCGGATTGACAGGCAGTGTGGATCCTGGAACAGGCTGGAACGTTTACAGGCTTGACGGCGGTCTGCATTTCTGGAACTATCCTCCTGACTACAATCCTGATGACCACATAACTGAAGACATCTACGTTCTTCCCGACTGGGAAAAGAGAGTAGACGAGATCTACAGACTCCAAACGTCTGCCGTTGTCGATCAGGACAGATATGACTTGTTTGCGGAGTTCCAGGTGCTTTTTGCCGAGTATCAGCCGGTGGTCTTCACAATGGCACAGAACTTCCTTTATGTCTACAAAAACAACATTAAGATGCCAGTCGAAAAACTAACACCTGCAACTGGCCTGCTCTTCCAGTTAGAAGGCTGGTGGAAAGAGTAA